TGTAAAAATCCCCCATTTGTTTAAACATGACCAATCTTCAAGGAAACTTGGTGACTGTAGACCTAAGCAGAAATGTATTTTGGCAACTACTTGTGGGtgtattttcataattatgtctcaTTTCTGTTGTAGAGATGTTCCCATGTGTGTTCTGCAAGATCTGCTTCAGTGGAGCAGTGTTTTGTGTTCGCCATCTGGTTAGAATGCATGGAAAGGATAAGTTGACTGCAGCTGACATTCAGGTGTTAGATGAATGGCTCAGGATGCATGATCAAGCACATTATCAACAAAGATACACTGTGAGTATGAAGGGCAAGCTGCATATTGAGCAGCATAACAAAAAGATATTAGACAAAAATCCAGTTCAGCAACATGTTACGGATACTGTACAACAGAGGAAACAAAATGGAGAAAGACCTTACAAATGTGACATCTGTGATAAAGCATTTACTAATAGTCAAAATTTGACTACTCATCAGATAATACACAGTGGGGAGAGACCTTACAAATGTGACATCTGTGATAAGGCATTTACTGAGAGTTGCAATTTAACTAGACATCTGAGGATACACAGTGGAGAGAGACCTTACAAATGTGACATCTGTGATAAAGCATTTACTAATAGTCAAAATTTGACTACTCATCAGATAATACACAGTGGGGAGAGACCTTACAAATGTGACATTTGTGATAAGGCATTTACTCAAAATGGTGCCTTGACTAAACATCAGAGGATACACAGTGGAGAGAGACCTTACAAATGTGACATCTGTGATAAGGCATTTACTGAAAGTGGTGACTTGACTAAACATCAGAGGATACACAGTGGGGAGAGACCTTACAAATGTGACATCTGTGATAAGGCATTTACTGAAAGTGGTCCTTTGATTAAACATCAGAGGATACACAGTGGAGAGAGACCTTACAAATGTGACATCTGTGATCAGGCATTTACTACAAATGGTAGTTTGACTAAACATCAGAGGATACACAGTGGAGAGAGACCTTACAAATGTGACATCTGTGATAAGGCATTTACTAATAGTCACAATTTGACTACTCATCAGAGGATACACAGTGGAGAGAGACCTTACAAATGTGATATCTGTGATAAGGCATTTACTCAAAATGGTGCCTTGACTAAACATCAGAGGATACACAGTGGGGAGAGACCTTACAAATGTGACATCTGTGATAAGGCATTTACTCAAAATGGTGCCTTGACTAAACATCAGAGGATACACAGTGGAGAGAGACCTTACAAATGTTACATCTGTGATCTGGCATTTACTCAAAATGGTGACTTGACTAAACATCAGAGGATACACAGTGACTGAAGACCTAGAACAAATGCGACATCTGTGATattataaaatagagaaaagttgaAACTAACATTTGTGGTATGGCATATGatagttttttttatgaattgaaaatcatttatttaacagGATTTATCAATATCTTGTTTGCAATGATTTTTATTTGTCAACACCAAAACTGTTAATGGTCAAGTATATAATTTGATAAACGTTTTTTcataattgaaaaatattcaaacacttATTATGTTCGACTTTTTCATATTGAATACCTGAAAAAATATAGGGGAAGAAACAAAGAGTAGTTGGAGCACAGCAACGCCTGACTGATAAACAAACTTGTCAGTTCaatgaatacaaaagttaaaaaaggggcataattttgtaaaaatgtgaaacagggttatggaatcTGCACAGTGCTTATTACCATGTGACAAAGGAcaagtatttgaagtttcaatccattcccattagcgggtactgagataccaactgctaagttgaaaaatgggcatagttttgtaaaagtGCAAGGTAGAGTCATCATGTGATCAGTGAACCTTTGCAGTGCATGTCATtttcttagtcgaaaagggggGATGATTTTCAAAAACGCAAAATAgggttatagaacctgtgcaatgcggtttaacacagtaaataagtgtgtgaagtttcaatccattcccacaagtggttactgaaaaaccagcttacatacaaaaacttaaccatatCGTGATGCCGACGCACGGGCGTCAATAGCTCTGCTATTCgttgaatagtcgagttaaaatGAACTTGACTATACATTCTAGGATACACATTGGAGAGAGGCCTAACAAAATGTGTCATCTGTGATATGACATTTCCTGATTATGACCGCATGACTGAAAATGAGAGGAAACAGAGTGGAGTGTGCATTAAGAAATTAATACATCATTTATGGTACTCCAGttgttcattttacaaaattcaacaCCAGAGAATACAGTGGCGGGAGACCTTATAAATGCGTCATCTGTGATAAGGCATTAAAATACTCAAAATGATCATGACAGTTGACTAATCATTAGAGGAAACACAGTGGAGAGAGACCTTACAAATGTGACAGTGTAATAAACCATTTACTAAAATAGTTGTAAAGAAAACGTCAAAGGGAGACCTTACAAATGTAACATATCATGTGATCAAGCATTTACCTTAAAAGTGGTGGATTGACCAGTCATTAGACGGTACACAGAGGACGCTCTGTGACAAGTGACATCTGTGATGAATCATTTACTCAAAATTATGACTGATAAATGTTGAGAAATCTAGTGCGAAAGGGGACCTTTAACAGTCATGGCATCAGGTCTGTGATCAATTGCTTTACCAAAGAAAACTTCTCGTCACACCAGATCATAGGTTTtgttgtgttgggtttaacgtcccaccaacacaattataggtcatatggcgacttccaatCTTAAGAGGATGGAGATGCCCCTCCATGCAGTATTTCGTGACTCGAATAGACGTACTGACCTTTCTTCCATAAGCCAAATTCGCCCTGGAATAGGCACTAACACACATTAGTGAGCGGGCTTGATCATAGGATGTGTACAGTACTGATGTGGGCTAAGCCTTATGTGacatgaattatttcatgactcgAATAGGCCTACGCCCTTTCTTTCGTAAGCCAAAATTCAACGCCCTGGGATAGGCACCAACCCGCATTGGCGAGGGGCCTTGATCATAGTATGTATAGTGAAGTGGGCTAAGCCTTATGTGACATTTATTGCAAcatatttatgccccccccccccccccccccccccccccccccccccccccccctcttcgaAGAAAGAGAGGTATAtaatgttttgcagatgtcggtcggtttGTAGACCactccgtttccggatgataactcaagaacgcttgggtcttggatcaggaaagttgatagggtgcttgatcatgaccagcagaggatccctaaagattttgagatcaaaggtcaaggtcacagtgacccggaagatttgaacggtttccggatgataacttacgAACACTAAtaattgggcctaggatcatgaaaattgatctatATTGAGGTTGGTGTATGATCAGCAAATgatgatgacccctattgatttttaggccagtaagtcacattgaccaggaacagtttaacggtttgcAGATGATACCTCAAGAACACTTGGTTCCAGGATCAtgagttgatagggaggtttttCATGACCCATAATGATTTCGAGGTCAAAAGGCCAAATGTCGGGACACATTGACCCAGATTagtaaaactgtttccggatgataagccaagaacgcttgggcctaggatcatgaatgttgatagggaagttggtcatgaccggCAAAGATCCtatgtcaaaggtgaaggtcacagtgatctaGAACAGTTAAAACATGTCcgagcaataacttgagaatgctatGGCCTGGGATGATGAAACCTAATagagaggtttatcatgaccagcagataacccctactGATTTTTTAGGTCATAGTTCATGATCATTTTGACCTTTtatgcacagtgaccaaataatttatgctccttgtgcaattactgacaTTTGGTGTTCTAGGGGATCTTGTTTATTTTCGAAATAGACTTTGACTAAGCACTATAAGCATCCTGATAAAAATTATAGTAAGTgatgagaaaaataattttagaaataatccTAAGACAATGAAACATTTGTTTCTATTATCTCTAGTGTGTAAAGAACTTTAAGGATGATGACAGTTTTTGTATATCTTGTTTAGTAATTATATGTAATTAGCTTAgcttacattttgtattttggccATGGGGTCACCAAAATAGTTAAAACGAGCTGTTTGTAAAGCAAGAATATCCCccctttaacatgtttaatatttttgtcCCGTGATCACAATTACCTTGAACCTTGACATACTAACCTCTAAAAACAGTATGATGTTTTTAACTTTGAATATACTGGGGCAAGTGGTTCTTAACTTACTGAATGAAAACTCGTCAGTTCAGGTCCCTTTGACCTTGGTTTTCTACTTACCCAAACAAAAATATGAGTCTTTCACTTTattaagcccaatcatgctactgAGTTTGAATGTCCATTATGGGGTGATTCTTGAGTTACTGTACAGAAATATTCTTAATGTTTAGGTCCCTATGATCTTGACCTATTGACACtagaaacaataggggtcacctacttaAAAATTCAAGTcatattaagtttgaaggttctgggtcaagtggttttcaattttttaaagggaaactgTTTTCactatttgtgaccttgacccttgattTACTGACCCCCGAAAACATTAGAGGTCATCTTTATAAGCCTAGTGATGCtgccaagtttgaatgttctgtTAAGTGGTTCTCGGTTTTCAAGGTTCCGGTCAATGTGACCTTGTCCTATTACCCTATAAGATGAAAGGTTGATCTACTTTCGAAGCCCGATAATGCTACCAGGTTTGAAGGTTTATGTACACAgacggaaactgttttcaatgtccAGACCCCTAGCTGTGACTGACCTTTTGACCCAAAAagctataggggtcatctactttatcaACCTTAATGctttccaaatttgaaggttatgggtcaagtgattctcacaGTTGCATTGGGCAGAAACCGTTTTCTTGTGTGACCCGAAATTGTTCAAGCAATCGGTGAAACTCGGTGAGCATGCAGAACTCTtctttttgttagctcacctgagcacaaagtgctcagggtgaggtattgtgatcgctcaccgtccggcgtccgtccgtccgtccacactttcctttaaacaacatctcctaaaccaacaggccaattttgatgaaacttcacagggatgttccttggatggccccctttcaaaattgttcaaagaattgaattccatgcagaacactggttgccatggcaaccgaaaggaaaaactttaaaaatcttcttctcaaaaaccagaagccctacagcttagatatttggtgtgaagcattgcctagtggacctctaccaaatttgttcaaatcatgaccctggggtcaaaattgaccccgccccaggggtcacttgattttacataagaaaatctttaaaaatcttcttctcaaaaaccagaagccttagagcttagatatttgacatgtagcattgcctagtggacctctactaaattgttcaaatcatgaccccggggtcaaaattgaccccgccccaggggtcacttgattttacataggaaaatcttcaaaaaatttctaaaaataaaccagaaggcctagagcttagatatttcacatgtagcattgcctagtggacctttacaaaatttgttcaaatcatggcccccggggtcaaaattgaccccgccccaggggtcacttgattttacataggaaaatatttaaaaaatcttctcaaaaaccagaagtcctagagcttagatatttgacatgtagcattgcctagtggacctttagtaaagttgttcaaattatgacccgggggtcaaaattgaccccgccctaggggtcacttgactttacataggaaaatcttcaaaagttttctaaaaataaaccagaaggcctagagcttagatatttcacatgtagcattacctagtggacctctacaaaatttgttcatatcatgaccccctgggtcaaaattgaccccgccccaggggtcacttgattttacataggaaaatcttcaaaaattttctaaaaataaactagaaggcctagagactagatatttgacatgtggcattgcctagtggacctctacaaaatttgttcaaacctggtcccccggggtcaaaattgactccgccctaggggtcacttgattttacataggaaaatctttaaaaaaaaaattctaaaaataaaccagaaggcctagatcttagatatttgacatgtagcattgcctattagacttttacaaagtttattcaaatcatgacccctggggtcaaattgaccctgccccatggggttacttgattgtacatagaaaaaatcttcaaaattttctaaaaataaaccagaagagcttagatatttgacatgtagcatttcctagtggacctctacaacaagttttcaaatcttgtttttaaagttacttaaagaaaatttcaactatattttctcataattcttttgattgatttctattatgatcttttgaccttgaagacttgtccttaagtgcaatgataataggtgagcgatatagggccatcatggccctcttgtttgttgtagCTGTATCTTTATTATCTAAAGAATGTTGCATTGTAGTAATATAATATCTGCATATGAAAACCATCATTTAGAGTTAAAATGTTATTGAACatagtaaaataaataagtatttgatGAACTGCAATTTAAATTTGATGGccaaattaattttgtttttcatttttctctgTAGTGAATGAAATTCTGATATAGACATGTACTGTTGTCAGTTTTCTGTACATGcataaagatttttgtttttttaaagtagtgaaattttaataaaggtgtcattttatcgttttaaattctattttgtgtTACGTTTTGCTGATATTGTTTGCCGTGTTTATgcattacagtcaaacctgtctataaagaccacccttgggagagcaaaactgtggtctttattcacaggttagaatacactgtaaatgttaaaatgggaaacaaaacatgtggtctttagagccaggtggtctctgttcagaggtggtctttaacacaggtttgactgtattgttATTGAATGTCTGATgattatgaattaaataaatttctaatattaactgatttatttatttcaaaatttattttaaatggaaaaaaatattttgaatgcatGCCACTTTGCCATTATAGTTGTCCATACATTGATTTACAAAATCGAGAAGAAATGATATGCCTGTACATTTATGTCCAAactaacaaaaatgaaaagtatatatttatgtCCAAATCAAGAGcaataataaatagattaaaaggagacaatatatattgaaatatcaatttataaaatcatttttatatgcccgtctctgaaagagcggttCATATTAGGGCGATTCCAGAATTAAATGTGTGTGTGTCCGTGGAGACCGATTGGTACCTCATTTTTCCCACCTTTCATTCACACTCGTGTATTCTGACTGGCATGTGACgcgtatatttattttttgttatgccACGGACATAGTTTCAGAAATGAAATCGAGGCAGGCCGAAAGGAAAACATGCGTGAAATGAGTAAAAATCTCTGCATGAATATCACTTTTCCGAAAAATTAGTCGATTTTTTTCCATGCTCTCACAAAAACTTAAAGCAGGCGTACAGAATCCTCGtgcaattccacacaaaatcgtATATTAATAAATAGTACCGATTTCTTTATCTGATGCCGACGTAAATAACATCTGACACAGGTAGCCGATTCGGaattttttacaagaaaatacgTAAGGTTAGTTACTACAGTATTACGTAGATGGT
This DNA window, taken from Mercenaria mercenaria strain notata chromosome 19, MADL_Memer_1, whole genome shotgun sequence, encodes the following:
- the LOC123542332 gene encoding zinc finger protein 492-like isoform X3, with the protein product MASRNSYLNEMDGMNLDHFLDKEVDLGQYFTKTELGVMGLQEQQRLKNIAQNYEIMLYMGLPAIKPEFMKGPGYRARQAKVAEKVSVQPKLSDTDSSDEEWTPDMERKKRAKDKPKIPKFLKAPQKRKMKEVPEKKRLQKTDLKEAEMCVTDISDKREYNLRERKETNFMNLEPADDDHFLYCEECNKEYDMDCPIHGPLEYIQDTEIYKDGKPSHFVDAQDKVHSNWMRYVNCATSEEVQNLVAFQFKGGIYYRSYKTIAAGTELLCWYGTEYGRDLGIVRDKNLLFRPKYVNGQEMFPCVFCKICFSGAVFCVRHLVRMHGKDKLTAADIQVLDEWLRMHDQAHYQQRYTVSMKGKLHIEQHNKKILDKNPVQQHVTDTVQQRKQNGERPYKCDICDKAFTNSQNLTTHQIIHSGERPYKCDICDKAFTESCNLTRHLRIHSGERPYKCDICDKAFTNSQNLTTHQIIHSGERPYKCDICDKAFTQNGALTKHQRIHSGERPYKCDICDKAFTESGDLTKHQRIHSGERPYKCDICDKAFTESGPLIKHQRIHSGERPYKCDICDQAFTTNGSLTKHQRIHSGERPYKCDICDKAFTNSHNLTTHQRIHSGERPYKCDICDKAFTQNGALTKHQRIHSGERPYKCDICDKAFTQNGALTKHQRIHSGERPYKCYICDLAFTQNGDLTKHQRIHSD
- the LOC123542332 gene encoding zinc finger protein 271-like isoform X1, translated to MASRNSYLNEMDGMNLDHFLDKEVDLGQYFTKTELGVMGLQEQQRLKNIAQNYEIMLYMGLPAIKPEFMKGPGYRARQAKVAEKVSVQPKLSDTDSSDEEWTPDMERKKRAKDKPKIPKFLKAPQKRKMKEVPEKKRLQKTDLKEAEMCVTDISDKREYNLRERKETNFMNLEPADDDHFLYCEECNKEYDMDCPIHGPLEYIQDTEVLNSQDPDRALHSLPPDLVVKNSSIKGAGLGVFTEKEIPARVMFGPYGGVIVTDPEKAHKSGYCWQIYKDGKPSHFVDAQDKVHSNWMRYVNCATSEEVQNLVAFQFKGGIYYRSYKTIAAGTELLCWYGTEYGRDLGIVRDKNLLFRPKYVNGQEMFPCVFCKICFSGAVFCVRHLVRMHGKDKLTAADIQVLDEWLRMHDQAHYQQRYTVSMKGKLHIEQHNKKILDKNPVQQHVTDTVQQRKQNGERPYKCDICDKAFTNSQNLTTHQIIHSGERPYKCDICDKAFTESCNLTRHLRIHSGERPYKCDICDKAFTNSQNLTTHQIIHSGERPYKCDICDKAFTQNGALTKHQRIHSGERPYKCDICDKAFTESGDLTKHQRIHSGERPYKCDICDKAFTESGPLIKHQRIHSGERPYKCDICDQAFTTNGSLTKHQRIHSGERPYKCDICDKAFTNSHNLTTHQRIHSGERPYKCDICDKAFTQNGALTKHQRIHSGERPYKCDICDKAFTQNGALTKHQRIHSGERPYKCYICDLAFTQNGDLTKHQRIHSD
- the LOC123542332 gene encoding zinc finger protein 271-like isoform X2; the protein is MDGMNLDHFLDKEVDLGQYFTKTELGVMGLQEQQRLKNIAQNYEIMLYMGLPAIKPEFMKGPGYRARQAKVAEKVSVQPKLSDTDSSDEEWTPDMERKKRAKDKPKIPKFLKAPQKRKMKEVPEKKRLQKTDLKEAEMCVTDISDKREYNLRERKETNFMNLEPADDDHFLYCEECNKEYDMDCPIHGPLEYIQDTEVLNSQDPDRALHSLPPDLVVKNSSIKGAGLGVFTEKEIPARVMFGPYGGVIVTDPEKAHKSGYCWQIYKDGKPSHFVDAQDKVHSNWMRYVNCATSEEVQNLVAFQFKGGIYYRSYKTIAAGTELLCWYGTEYGRDLGIVRDKNLLFRPKYVNGQEMFPCVFCKICFSGAVFCVRHLVRMHGKDKLTAADIQVLDEWLRMHDQAHYQQRYTVSMKGKLHIEQHNKKILDKNPVQQHVTDTVQQRKQNGERPYKCDICDKAFTNSQNLTTHQIIHSGERPYKCDICDKAFTESCNLTRHLRIHSGERPYKCDICDKAFTNSQNLTTHQIIHSGERPYKCDICDKAFTQNGALTKHQRIHSGERPYKCDICDKAFTESGDLTKHQRIHSGERPYKCDICDKAFTESGPLIKHQRIHSGERPYKCDICDQAFTTNGSLTKHQRIHSGERPYKCDICDKAFTNSHNLTTHQRIHSGERPYKCDICDKAFTQNGALTKHQRIHSGERPYKCDICDKAFTQNGALTKHQRIHSGERPYKCYICDLAFTQNGDLTKHQRIHSD